The following proteins come from a genomic window of Lycium ferocissimum isolate CSIRO_LF1 chromosome 4, AGI_CSIRO_Lferr_CH_V1, whole genome shotgun sequence:
- the LOC132054225 gene encoding uncharacterized protein LOC132054225 has protein sequence MEPFQHVRHLQYYRRRLRMNQAGANCNRKIWFFVADNIEVEVLSDSKQQISLKLVFHDTGKSLVTTLVYAKCNEVERLQLWDSIYSVANSMSLPWMIGGDFNVVLNDEEKIGGIPVLAQDIEDFAFCINSCELEEIQFKGSPFTWWNGRASNDCIFERLDRMLVNSQLQNWFSHMEVEHESFFDTVEQNCPTWMHEDPFISFKLKLKHMKRVLSPWSRSTYGDIFKQLIIRVEIYLHYDEEYWRQKSGIDWFVEGDRYTKVFHNLVKGRRKRLQIQRIHDLDGNWLDNEEEMANEAVKFYHKQFIQEDMGHTNEDILQHILCMLDQESNEMLCKVPLSEEVKAAVFNLSGSSASRPDAFQVYSIKLEKVLPSLISPHQAGFVKGRSIIENVLLTQEVVTDIRKRGKPANVVLKLDLAKMRFSGVFIDRIWRLIANNWYSILFNGKARGFFHSTRGVKQSDPLSPALFILTAEVLSRALNSLYDNSLYVGYGLPKWSANNNHLAYTDDTITFAFAERNSLEMIIDILRDYEAISGQLINIEKSAFNMYHKVADRVMQDMQQVTGFTKGQFPFKYLGCPIFHARKKKVYYQDFIKKVKDKLQSWKGKLMSYGGKAVLIGSVLQSVPVYVLSAIVPTKYTLNELHRIFARFFWSNKEEDKSKHWVSWKKICMPKAEGGLGFRSLFDISKALFAKLWWRIRTSNSLWSTFLWNKYCKKLKPTSVQWKGGSQVWTKML, from the exons ATGGAACCATTCCAGCATGTTAGGCACTTGCAGTATTATAGGAGAAGACTGAGAATGAATCAGGCTGGAGCTAATTGTAATAGAAAGATCTGGTTTTTTGTAGCAGATAATATAGAGGTGGAAGTTCTTTCAGATAGTAAGCAGCAGATTTCTTTAAAATTGGTCTTTCATGATACTGGTAAAAGTTTGGTTACTACTTTAGTTTATGCCAAATGTAATGAGGTGGAGAGACTACAACTATGGGATAGCATTTATAGTGTGGCAAATAGTATGTCACTTCCTTGGATGATAGGGGGAGACTTCAATGTGGTGTTGAATGATGAAGAGAAAATAGGAGGGATACCTGTTCTTGCTCAAGATATTGAAGATTTTGCTTTTTGTATCAACTCTTGTGAATTGGAGGAAATTCAGTTCAAGGGCAGCCCtttcacttggtggaatggtagagCCTCTAATGACTGTATCTTTGAAAGATTAGATAGGATGTTGGTGAATTCACAGTTACAAAACTGGTTTAGTCATATGGAG GTGGAACATGAATCTTTCTTTGACACAGTTGAGCAGAATTGTCCTACTTGGATGCATGAAGATCCTTTTATCAGTTTCAAGCTGAAGTTGAAGCATATGAAAAGGGTGCTATCTCCATGGAGTAGATCTACTTatggtgatatcttcaagcaactGATCATCAGAGTGGAAATA TACTTACACTATGATGAGGAATATTGGAGACAAAAGTCTGGTATTGACTGGTTTGTGGAGGGTGATAGATACACCAAAGTTTTTCATAATCTGGTGAAAGGTAGGAGGAAAAGGCTACAAATTCAGAGGATTCATGATCTTGATGGTAACTGGTTAGACAATGAAGAGGAAATGGCAAATGAAGCAGTAAAGTTCTATCACAAGCAGTTTATTCAGGAGGATATGGGCCATACAAATGAGGATATTCTACAACATATTCTATGCATGTTGGATCAGGAGAGCAATGAAATGTTATGTAAGGTTCCTTTAAGTGAGGAAGTGAAAGCAGCTGTGTTCAACCTCAGCGGTTCTAGTGCCAGTAGACCAGATGCTTTTCAGGTTTATTCTATCAA GTTAGAGAAGGTCCTTCCTAGTCTAATCTCTCCTCATCAGGCTGGTTTTGTGAAGGGTAGGAGTATAATTGAAAATGTTTTGCTCACACAAGAAGTTGTCACAGATATTAGGAAGAGGGGCAAACCAGCTAATGTGGTCTTAAAGCTAGATTTGGCAAAG ATGAGATTTTCAGGAGTGTTCATTGATAGGATATGGAGACTGATAGCAAACAACTGGTATTCAATTTTGTTTAATGGTAAAGCTAGAGGTTTCTTTCATTCTACAAGAGGTGTCAAACAAAGTGATCCTTTGTCACCAGCTTTGTTTATATTGACAGCAGAAGTGCTATCAAGGGCATTAAACTCATTGTATGACAACAGTTTGTATGTAGGGTATGGCTTGCCTAAATGGAGTGCCAACAATAACCATCTTGCATATACAGATGATACCATAACATTTGCATTTGCTGAGAGGAATTCCTTAGAAATGATCATAGACATTCTCAGAGACTATGAAGCTATATCTGGTCAACTGATTAATATTGAAAAAAGTGCCTTCAACATGTATCATAAAGTGGCAGATAGAGTGATGCAGGATATGCAGCAGGTGACAGGTTTCACAAAGGGACAGTTCCCTTTCAAGTACTTAGGGTGTCCTATTTTTCATGCTAGAAAGAAGAAAGTCTACTACCAAGATTTCATCAAGAAAGTGAAGGATAAATTGCAAAGTTGGAAGGGCAAATTGATGTCATATGGTGGTAAAGCTGTGTTGATAGGGAGTGTTCTACAAAGTGTACCAGTGTATGTGCTATCTGCTATAGTACCTACTAAATACACTTTAAATGAGCTCCATAGGATCTTTGCAAGGTTTTTCTGGAGTAATAAGGAAGAGGATAAAAGCAAACATTGGGTATCATGGAAGAAGATTTGCATGCCTAAAGCTGAGGGTGGACTAGGATTTAGGTCCTTGTTTGATATTTCTAAAGCTTTGTTTGCTAAGTTATGGTGGAGAATTAGGACCTCAAATTCTTTATGGTCTACTTTTCTGTGGAATAAATATTGTAAGAAGCTTAAACCAACAAGCGTACAATGGAAGGGTGGTTCACAAGTATGGACAAAGATGTTGTAA